The region CGATCCGAACCGGCGGGCCTCACACCCGCTTCCGGCAACCGGAGCAACCGTTCTGGGACAGGGGCACTCCCGCTCCGGCCGCTCAGCACACCGTGTTGCGGCCAGACGGGCGTCGGCTCAACCCGCCGGGAGAAGATCCTTCATCGCGGTCCTCCTGTCACTCGGTCGGCACCCCGTCGACCGGACCACCGCACCAGGCCGCAACGAAGAAGAAGCGCCCTGACGAGCGCCCACCCATCGACCAGTCGGCCCAGCGAACAAGCCCGCCGTACGGGGAACGTGTGTCCAGTACCTCTCGACCAGGCTGCCGCTGTCAAGCGAGTCAACCCCAACGATCGACGGCCTCGGCACGCCCTCGGCGCGGCACGGCGCGGGACAGCGCTGGTCCGGCCTCACCAGGCCCGCCACCTGCCGTAACGGTTCCCACCGTCCACACGACCCGACCGTCCCACTCGGATACGCCCCACCTGAGAGCGCGTCGAAATAGGTGGCTTTGACCGAAAGCTGAGCATTCTCTGGAGCACTTTGTGACGACGAACACGGAGTCCGCATGCTCGCCGACACCCGCCCGCCTGAGTCAGTCCGGAGTCTGGCCGATCACCTACCCCTCGCCAGCGACGGTGACCCTCCAGCCGGAGTCGGCACGCGTGTCGACGGAGCTCACGAGCCGACGCGGCACTCGCACACGGCGCGCTGCTTCCCGAGCCCCCTTGTAATCGAAGATCACCGACACGCCGTCTGCCCATCTGTCGCCATCGGTGTTGATAAAGCGGCAGGCGGTCGAAGAGCGTCGCCGCCGGCAGGCGGCCCTCGATGAGGCCCGTCCCCAGGCCGCCGAACTCGCATCGAAGACGCTGCCGCCGAACATGGGATGGCTGTAGACGTATGCCCCGACAGGTAGCTCACGCAGGAACGCGAGGGCTGCGTTCAAGCTGTCGAGGTTACGCATGGTGACGATCGGCGCGATGCCACGTTCGGCCGCGTTGTCGATGTCTTGCGGTTGCCAGCAGCAGGCGAGGATGCGCTGGGGTTCGGTGACATCGAGCCAGAGATCGAGTATGGCGGCACGCTGGCTAGGGGTGAGGGCTTGGCCGCAGGTGGTGGAGCCAGACAGGATGAAGTAATCGACCCACGTAGCGGCGGGTGTTTTCGTGGTGGATGGCGCCGTTGCTGCCCGGCAGGGTAAGGGTTGGTACCACGACGTCGAAGGTTCCCGTCATTGACGGTTGTACTCCTCTGGCGATGTTGTCGGCGGTGACCAGTGCGTCAATCGTTTTGGCGGCTTGCTCGGGCGCTATCTTGTCCGTGCTTAGCCGGGCTAGAAAATCGGACGCGTTGGCATGTTTGAGGTCTTCAGCTGTCTCGTCCCATGCAGTGAGGCGTGCGTCGATGTCGGCAGAGCCCCCGCGCTACGGCGCGTACGGCTGTCGTCTCGCGGGAGCACCAGAGAAGGATGGTGATCCAGCGGGCCGGATAGGCGGTAACGGCGCGTATGCCTGCGATTTGGCCGAGATGCAGGACTGGCGTCTGCTCGGATTTGAGTATCGCGGATAGGTGCGGCTGGTCAACGACGTAGAGGTTTCCGTAGCGTTCGTTTCGGTACACAACGTGCCCATGGCCGTGGAGGCGCGCAAGCTCGTCTGGGCTGGCCAGCCGATAGCCTCGGGCGTTGCCGCTGCCGATCTTCAAGCGCTGGTAAGGCGCATAGCGGGGATCGAGCTGCTCGAGCGCCTGTGTGATGGTGTCTTTACCGGAGGCGGGTGGCCCGTAGAGGATGACCGCCGATGGGGTCATGGTCATTGGACGATCCATTCTGATACCCGCCGCGCTTCGTCGATGAGCTGGACGGCGCCGTTGAGGGAGTTGTCGACGTAAAAGTGTGGTATCTGAGGCCGCATGCTGATATCGATTTGTGTCAGGTAGTCGTCCCAGTGGTTAAGTTTCCACGTGTCGCGGGCGGCGTCGCGTCTTTGCAGGTAGGTGTACATGGTGTCGGTGTCCGCGCCGACCCACACGATTTCCAGGTGTGCGTTTGCGGCGGCGCAGCGGTGCATGAGACGGCGAAGCCACTGCGGGTCCACGACTTCGGCAAGGAACGGGGCTGTGACGATGGTCGACGTCCTGTTGTCGATGTTAGCGAAGGTGGCGTTAGCCAGGCATCGATACTCAACAGGCCGCACTTGAGTGCGGTAGATCTCGGAGTGCCGGTCGTTGGGGTCGCCGTTGAGCGTGGTCAGCATGGTCTCCACGAGGGGGCGGGTTAGCACGTCCTTGTCGAGTAGCGCCCAGCCGGTAACGGAGTTGAGGAATTTGGCGAACTCGGTTTTTCCGGAGCCGGCGAACCCGGCGACCAGGACAAGGTTGGTGTCGCGGTGGCCGGTGTAGCGGCGGTCAGTCCACGCCCGCATAACCAGTTCCTCGAAACGGTGCACGTCGGGTGGGTTGTTGTCTTTGACCTCGGCCGGGCGGGAGACTTCCAGCGCGTTGCGCAATGTGGTGGTCAGCGCGGCGGGCACCGCCGTGGCCGCGACGAGCCCTCCGGCGACGGCGCCTGTTTGATCGCCTGTCCGTAGTCCCATGCTGAGATAGTCGCGTGGGATGTTCAGCCCAACCGCAACGCGTACATACACGTCATAGTTCTCAACGCGGCGCTTGCCACTGGCGATCTCACGGACACGCTGTTCGCCAATGTCGGTGGCCTGAGCGATAGCGCCCCAACTCCACCCCCGGCGGTGCAGGAAGTTGAAGACGGCTTTGATGTTACGCTGGGCCAGCGCGTCACGCATGGCAAGGCCGTCGATGTAATCGGCGTTCCACCACGCCGGGTCGATGGGCTGGCGCACTGACATGGGTTTCCTGTCCCAGACCTGTCGGTGAATGATGTGCGGTATCTCTATTGGATACTAATTAGGTCGATCCAGTGGCGTCCCGCTGGCCCGAAAGCACTGCAGAAGAGATCGCCCGACACGTGCCGATTTGTACACGTCACAGGGTGCCAGCATCGTCACGCCCACGAACCCGCCACCCTGTGACGCACACGGTAACCTGATTTCGATTAGGAACCGGCCGCACTTGAGGAAGCTGTGAGGCCTGCGAAGCCGCCACCGATGTTGAAAACGAATCGGCCGCCTGGTCATAGGATTCGTTTGATCGCAGCAAACGTCGTGGTGGTGTCGGTCTTCCAGATGGCTGCGTTGCACAAAACCGCGTCGACCGGTCCGGTCACTGCGGTGGCGACGTCTTCGGCGTTGGCGAGGATCCAGGTGATGCGGGGGTCGGTGTGGGTGCGCCGCCCCACGGCGTGCATGGCTTTTGCGTTGTCGATGGAGATGATGCGCCCGCGCCGGGGCATGGCGGGTCGAGCGTCTACCTGCCAGTTTGACGTGGAATACCTTGCGACAAGGGGGTTGAGCCGGTGGCGCTGTAGCGGTGGTGGACAGGGGCCACGCCTGTGGCGGCCGAGGTGGCGGCCAGGCTCGCGGCGTCGATAACGGCGCAGCTGTCGATGACGATCTCGTCGAGTTCAGTCAATAGGCCGTAGGTGCCCGTGAACGCCTGCCGCAGATCGGGGCGGTCGTGCCAGATGCGGGTTGCCATTCGGACGAGGTCGCGCGTGGGCAGATCGTGGCGGGCATGCTCGAAGTCGATGACGCGTACGGTGCCCTGTTCGTCGCGGATGAGGTTACGAGGCATGAAGTCCAGGTGGCATGGGGTCAGAATCGCCAGGTCGAGTTGGGCGAGTGTGTCCAGTTTGTGGCTTAGCTCTGCCAGATGTGTCGGGTCGATTGGCGTGGGGACCCGTTGCAGCCAGTAGGTGCCGCGCTCGGCCAGGTATTGACAGAACCGCGGGTTGTAAACGGTGGGCGCTGCGGCGTGTAGGTCGCGCAGGATCGCGCCGGCCTGGGCGAAGGTGTTCTGCTCGTCGGCTTGGGACAATGTCAGTTCTGCGACGGGCCGTCCCGGCATGCTGGTGATGGCAATCGCCAGTAGCTCGTCGTTCACGGCGATGAGCTGCGGGGCGCGGTCGCCGAGGGCGGGGACCCATGCGCGGTAGGCGTGGACCTCGCGGTCGTGACGCTGGCGATCCCGGTGAATCTTGACGATCACGTCACCACCGTCGGTGTGTGCACGTAAGAGCATTGTGTTGTTGTGGCCGTCGTGCCAGGTGGCGACGGTGAATGCGCCCAGGAGCCTACGGGCGGCGTGCAGGAGTGCCGGGCGGCTGGTCATGGCAGCTCGGCGAGGTGCTGAGTGTCGTTGTGGGTGTCGAGGAGCCAGGTGGCACGGCCGCGCCGGTTGACCTGGAGGCGCCAGCGCGCAATGGCGGTGTGGTTGCTGTGGATCCAGACGCGAGTGCTGGAGCCGCGGGGGAGGCCGAGCAGCAAGTTATGAGCGGCTTCGATGGTCTCACTGTGTCCGATGATCAGTATGCGGTTGCCTTCGTGTTCGGTGAGGATGCGGTCCAGGGCGGCGGTCGCCCGATCGAGGTAGCTGTTCCAGGAGTCGCCACCCGGGGCGATGGGTTTGTCGGGCTGGTGCTGCATGGATCCGCCAAATGTTTCCTTGATCTGCGCCCAGGGTTGCGCGTCGGCGTCGCCGTGGTCGGGGCCACGCAGGTCGTTGATGACGGTGTACGGCAGGCCGGTGGCGGTGGAGATCGGTTCGGTGGTCTGGCGTACGCGGAGTCGGGGTGAGCAGACCAGCATGTCGTAGGGCTCGATGTGGTGTTCGGCGCTGATCCGGCCGGCGACGGCGTTTGCTTGCCGGTGGCCGAGGCTGGTCAGGCCGGTGCAGCCTTTCTCGCCGCCGACGATGGCGGCGGCGTTGCAGGCGGCTTCTGCGTGTCGGATGAGGGTGGCAACAGTGCGGATCGTCATCAGAGTCTCCGGGTGAGGGGGTGGGGCCACGGGCGCAGGGAAGGCCAGTGTTGGTGGTAGCCGTTTCGGCCGGTGTAGGGCGTGGTGAGCAGCCAGTTCAACTCGGCCCAGATCGCCAGGTCCTCGGGGGTACAGCGGACCTGGCCGAGGGCAGAGTTGTAGGCGTCCAGCGCCATAGCGATGACGTTGGTGTCGAGCGGGCCGTGGGTCATGGCCATGGAGACGACGAGTTTGGCCAGGTCGTAGCCGTAGGGGGCGAGGGTGAGGTCGTCGAAGTCGACGATGGCAACCCCGTCGGTGTCGGTGATGAGGAAGTTGCGAAGGTTGCTGTCCTTGTACAGCGATGCGGGCAGAGTGCTGGCGGCTTCGAGGACCCGGTCGACGGCGGTGATCGGGATGTGGTGTGTGCGGGCGGTGTCGTGGAGTCGGTGACGACGTGTGTGGATGAAGTCGGCCAGTTCGCAAGCCCCGACATCGTGTGGTCGGTCCAGCCGTGAGTCGCGGAGGCGTGGTGCCGCTGCGGTGTGCAGCCGGCCGATGGCCGCTGCGACGATCGGCATCCGTACCGGTCCCGGTATGTCGCCAGGCATGGCTTCGAATGCCAGCCCGTCGCTGAACCGGTCGAGCAGTCTGGGGAGCCGGACGTCGGCGTTGAGTCCGACGAGCCATGCGTGATGGGTCTGTGCGGCCCGCAGTGTGGCGGGGGTGGCGTAGCGTTTGACAAAGATGGTCACCGCCTCACCCCGATCAGGTAGGAGACGGTGGAGTTCATCGTCACCGACTGGTCGGATTGCCGTCGGCGCAGCCGCCGGGCGATCTGGTCGACGCTGGCACCGCCGAACTGGTGGCGGGGAGTGGTGGCGAGATAGACGGCCAGATGACGGCGGTCGTGGAAGCGGAACAGGTGCCGTTCATGGCAAATCTGTGCCACGAACAGGTGCAGATCGACAGCGGCGGTCAGGCCCCAGTCGTGACTTCCGTCACGAACTTGTTGGCTTGCTGCCTGCTGGTAAAGGTCAACAGTCTGGCGTGTGGGGCGTGCTGCTGGGTGAGGGCGGTGACCTTCGGTCGCATCTGCTTGCGGTAGCCGATGATGTAGCGCACGAAGCTCCAGGTGATCCGGTCGAAGACGCCGTCTTGATGATGCTGGCCACCGCGATAGCGCAATCGCCGTTGGACGATGCCCCATAGACACGTCATGGCCGGCAGGTCGAGGAAGATCACCGTGTCGGCGGCGGCCAACCGGATGGGCAGCGTCGAGGCGTGGTTGCCCTCGATCAGCCAGCGTTCCGCGGCTACGAGCTTTTCCTGCCTCGCGGCGAACTGGTCCTGGGGCAGCGGCTGCCAGTTCTCGTCGTAGTAGACCGCGTCCAGGTGTGTGATGGGCAGGTTCAAGGCACGGCCGAGTCGCTTGGCGATGGTGGACTTGCCGCTGCCACCGCAGCCGATGATGGCGATGCGTTCCATGGCCCTCCACGGTAGGCGAAACGTTGATAAGCAGATGGTCAGGTGCCGGCATGTCGCCACTCGCTATGCAGCAGTCGGTTCAGCACCTGCAGTTGCCGGGATAGGCGGAACAGGTCGAGACGTTTCAGACAGCAGGCGATCAACTCGGCATGAAGCCGGGTGCCGGCGATGTCGGCCAGCCAGGTGCACAGACGGATCACGTCGGTACCGTCGGCGGTGTGGACGCTGGCCGGGGCGAATTGGGTGGCGGATCTGATGACGGCGGGAGTGATCGGGATGCAGCCGGCCAGGACCGCCTCGAACAGCCGCTGGGTTATCTGCCCGGAGGCGGCGTAACGGGTCGGGCAGCAGCAGGACGGTGGCCAGGCTGGTGCGGTAGATCCTCTCGACGTCAGCGAACGGGACCCGACCGGAGAAAGTGATTTCAGGCCATGCGCTGGTGTCGGTCCATTTCCCGGCGACGACGTGGGGGACGGCCGCAGCGGCGGGGGCGAAGAACTGCCCAAACATGGCGTCACGGTCGTACTGGTTCCCGACGTACGCCAAGGTGGTTGACCTACTCAGGCGGGCCAGCGACCACGGGTCGGCGGCGTCTAGCGCGCGCTCGTCGACCGGGAACAGGAGCCTGGTGTCGGGGTACCCGCTACCTGGTCGAACTGCCTCCCGGTTCGTGGTCCCGGTCCCGCTGACCGGCCGGGACACGTTGACCGTCGGGGACGCGGTCATCGCCGCCGCCGGAACCCTCCCACCGCAGCTGGCCAAGTCGTTGACCTGGGACTGCGGGGCGGAGATGGCCGGGCATGCGAGGATCACCGCCGCCGGGTTACCGGTGTACTTCGCCCGCCCGCACTCAGCGTGGCAGCGGGGCAGTAACGAGAACGCCAACCGGATCCTGCGCGAGTACTTCCCGGAAGGCGTTCCGATCACCTCAGACCCCGAAATACCTCGCCATGGTGGCTGCTGAGATCAACGACCGACCGCGTAAGATCCGCGACTGGAAGAAACCCTCCTAAATATTCGCCGAACTCGTCGAGGCAAATGCTTCCACCTTCTGAACCCGCAGAGATCTATCGCGTACCCGAATCAACCTGGAGGATCTCAAATCATCTTGGGAAGTCCTTCAGGTTTCAAGAAACAGCCGCGATGGCTGCATTGACGGCGCGGTCGTGGACAACCCCCGATCTTGTAATCTGCGCCTTCGTTTCGGTGCAGTCGACGATAGTTAGGTGATTGGCCAGTGGACTGATGCCGCCGTCGATGCAGTACGCGACGCTGATCTCAGACTCCGCTACAAAGCTTTCAACCTCCGCAGCTGTGATTGCTGGACCTAACGTATTAGCCGGGTTCGAGAGATTGGCCGTGGTGGCAGCGATAGGCACGCGACTTCGCTGGGCAAGTTGACCGAGTAGGCCTGAGTCGAGGGTTACGAGAGCGTTGGGCACGCCGACAGGCTGGTGCTGCTGGGCGTGTTCGGAGTCTCGCCAACGGAGAATCATAGCCAGATCGCCGGGCCAGAAGGCTGAGGCGAGCTGGATTGCGGCCGGTGTCATGACGAACAACTCGTTGGCTGCGACGAGCGATGGCAGTATGTAGGCCAACGACTTCGACCGTGGCCGGCCCTTGCCAGCGTAGATGCGCGCGCAGGCGTCGTGGTCGCGCGCGTTGGCGCAGATCATGTACCAGCGTTGAGTTGGGACAACGACAAGCTCGCCGGCTTCGAGCGCTTCAATTGCTAGCGGGAGTTCGTCGGGGCGGATCAGTTTCACGGCCTCAGCCCTTCAACCCTCGGGAGTGATATCGTGCTCTTCACGGATCTGGTGCTGTCGAACGTCGGCATCGGCGGGGATATTGTGAACCGTGACCGGGCGCAAACTCAGGACGATGTTGACCGTGCCCGACGCCACCTGATGCGCCATTGTGTCGGCCTTGGACGCCGGGATCTCTATCGCACTCGGGCGATGAGTGGCGGGAAGTCGAGCCACGGGTCGCGAAGCGCGTCGAGAC is a window of Micromonospora polyrhachis DNA encoding:
- a CDS encoding guanylate kinase, with product MTMTPSAVILYGPPASGKDTITQALEQLDPRYAPYQRLKIGSGNARGYRLASPDELARLHGHGHVVYRNERYGNLYVVDQPHLSAILKSEQTPVLHLGQIAGIRAVTAYPARWITILLWCSRETTAVRAVARGLCRHRRTPHCMGRDS
- a CDS encoding histidine phosphatase family protein, which produces MTIRTVATLIRHAEAACNAAAIVGGEKGCTGLTSLGHRQANAVAGRISAEHHIEPYDMLVCSPRLRVRQTTEPISTATGLPYTVINDLRGPDHGDADAQPWAQIKETFGGSMQHQPDKPIAPGGDSWNSYLDRATAALDRILTEHEGNRILIIGHSETIEAAHNLLLGLPRGSSTRVWIHSNHTAIARWRLQVNRRGRATWLLDTHNDTQHLAELP
- a CDS encoding L-threonylcarbamoyladenylate synthase, which produces MKLIRPDELPLAIEALEAGELVVVPTQRWYMICANARDHDACARIYAGKGRPRSKSLAYILPSLVAANELFVMTPAAIQLASAFWPGDLAMILRWRDSEHAQQHQPVGVPNALVTLDSGLLGQLAQRSRVPIAATTANLSNPANTLGPAITAAEVESFVAESEISVAYCIDGGISPLANHLTIVDCTETKAQITRSGVVHDRAVNAAIAAVS
- a CDS encoding phosphotransferase; protein product: MTIFVKRYATPATLRAAQTHHAWLVGLNADVRLPRLLDRFSDGLAFEAMPGDIPGPVRMPIVAAAIGRLHTAAAPRLRDSRLDRPHDVGACELADFIHTRRHRLHDTARTHHIPITAVDRVLEAASTLPASLYKDSNLRNFLITDTDGVAIVDFDDLTLAPYGYDLAKLVVSMAMTHGPLDTNVIAMALDAYNSALGQVRCTPEDLAIWAELNWLLTTPYTGRNGYHQHWPSLRPWPHPLTRRL
- a CDS encoding AAA family ATPase, with the translated sequence MRQPIDPAWWNADYIDGLAMRDALAQRNIKAVFNFLHRRGWSWGAIAQATDIGEQRVREIASGKRRVENYDVYVRVAVGLNIPRDYLSMGLRTGDQTGAVAGGLVAATAVPAALTTTLRNALEVSRPAEVKDNNPPDVHRFEELVMRAWTDRRYTGHRDTNLVLVAGFAGSGKTEFAKFLNSVTGWALLDKDVLTRPLVETMLTTLNGDPNDRHSEIYRTQVRPVEYRCLANATFANIDNRTSTIVTAPFLAEVVDPQWLRRLMHRCAAANAHLEIVWVGADTDTMYTYLQRRDAARDTWKLNHWDDYLTQIDISMRPQIPHFYVDNSLNGAVQLIDEARRVSEWIVQ
- a CDS encoding topology modulation protein, which translates into the protein MERIAIIGCGGSGKSTIAKRLGRALNLPITHLDAVYYDENWQPLPQDQFAARQEKLVAAERWLIEGNHASTLPIRLAAADTVIFLDLPAMTCLWGIVQRRLRYRGGQHHQDGVFDRITWSFVRYIIGYRKQMRPKVTALTQQHAPHARLLTFTSRQQANKFVTEVTTGA
- a CDS encoding aminoglycoside phosphotransferase family protein, translating into MTSRPALLHAARRLLGAFTVATWHDGHNNTMLLRAHTDGGDVIVKIHRDRQRHDREVHAYRAWVPALGDRAPQLIAVNDELLAIAITSMPGRPVAELTLSQADEQNTFAQAGAILRDLHAAAPTVYNPRFCQYLAERGTYWLQRVPTPIDPTHLAELSHKLDTLAQLDLAILTPCHLDFMPRNLIRDEQGTVRVIDFEHARHDLPTRDLVRMATRIWHDRPDLRQAFTGTYGLLTELDEIVIDSCAVIDAASLAATSAATGVAPVHHRYSATGSTPLSQGIPRQTGR
- a CDS encoding methyltransferase domain-containing protein gives rise to the protein MPRRGRIISIDNAKAMHAVGRRTHTDPRITWILANAEDVATAVTGPVDAVLCNAAIWKTDTTTTFAAIKRIL